From Myxococcus guangdongensis:
CGCCGCCACCGCCGCCTCGTCCACCACCGGCTCGTTCGCTGTGAGGTGCGTGTCCAGGGTCTCCATCACCTGGTCGTTCAGCTCGTCCCACTCACCGTCATCGCCCTTCGTCACCGTCACGAAGTTCGTGCCGATCATCACCGCCGTCACGCCGCGCACGTCCATCAGCTTGTGCGCCAGCGGTGACTTCGCCTGGGCGTCCTCACGATTCGTGATACTCACCGCGCCACCCGCCAACAGGCGCCGATCCACCACGTACTTCAGCGTGCTGGGGTTGGGGGTCCACTCAAGCTGGATGTTCACCGACATGCAGTTCTCCTCGGCCACTCCTCTAAGGCGCTCGGGGCCCCATAGCAACCCGACCCTCGGGGAATCAAACGTCCGCTCGGGCCCCTCCCACCAGGTCCCTCGCCTTCTCAACGGGGAATAAAAGAACAGCCGGAATTCGCGGCGGAACCTGAAACAAACTATGGTGGGAGGACCTCTGCACCCCGGTGAGCCGTACATGGCCTCGAGTCCGCTGCGTCGCTCCGTCGAGTCAACCGCGCCCGCGGCTCCGCGCATCCCCACGAGCGTGCTGGAGGGGTTGTTCGTCCGGGGGCTGAAGGTCTCCGGGCGACTGGTGGAGGCGCTGGAGGCGCTGGGCTACGACATCAAGCGGCCGGAGGTGGACTATCCGGTGGAGGTCTTCCAGCGCGCGGTGCTGCTGGCCCGGCAGGAGTGCTTCGGCGCGCTGACGGACGAGGAGGCCTACCGGCGGGTGGGTCACACGCTCGTCGACGGCTTCGCTTCCACCCTGGTGGGCCGCGTGGCGGCGGTGGCCCTGCCCATGATTGGCCCCGCGCGCGCGACGGAGCGCATCCCCCGCTACCTGGCGCTGATGGGGCGCAC
This genomic window contains:
- a CDS encoding NifU family protein; translation: MSVNIQLEWTPNPSTLKYVVDRRLLAGGAVSITNREDAQAKSPLAHKLMDVRGVTAVMIGTNFVTVTKGDDGEWDELNDQVMETLDTHLTANEPVVDEAAVAAARQVASEGGGSVESRIREVLDAEIRPAVAMDGGDITLDRFEDGIVYLHMKGSCAGCPSSTATLKMGIEGRLREIIPEVLEVVSV
- a CDS encoding DUF2378 family protein, which codes for MASSPLRRSVESTAPAAPRIPTSVLEGLFVRGLKVSGRLVEALEALGYDIKRPEVDYPVEVFQRAVLLARQECFGALTDEEAYRRVGHTLVDGFASTLVGRVAAVALPMIGPARATERIPRYLALMGRTDIDVTLTPVGERGRRIVFTDRYNRPDLMAGGLERMMELANAQPRITVEERNAEGYRLLVRW